A stretch of DNA from Feifania hominis:
CCGATACCGTTTACGAAATTGGAACAGGTAAAGGGCATTTAACGACGAAACTGGCTAAAATAAGTAAACAGGTAACGTCTATTGAATTAGACAGTCATCTATTCAACTTATCGTCAGAAAAATTA
This window harbors:
- a CDS encoding rRNA adenine N-6-methyltransferase family protein, producing MNKNIKYSQNFLTSEKVLNQIIKQLNLKETDTVYEIGTGKGHLTTKLAKISKQVTSIELDSHLFNLSSEKL